Proteins found in one Panthera tigris isolate Pti1 chromosome B3, P.tigris_Pti1_mat1.1, whole genome shotgun sequence genomic segment:
- the LOC102961137 gene encoding olfactory receptor 11G2-like, with product MNISNTPNTSSTITGFILLGFPCSREGQILLFVLFSVAYLLTLMGNGSIICAVSWDQRLHTPMYILLANFSFLEIWYVTSTVPNMLANFLSDTKVISFSGCFLQFYFFFSLGSTECFFLAIMAFDRYLAICWPLHYPTIMTGRLCTNLVISCWVFGFLWFLIPIIIISQMSFCGSRIIDHFLCDPGPLLALTCTRAPAIELTSSTLSSLLLFIPFFFIVVSYALVLRAVLRVPSAAGRRKAFSTCGSHLAVVSLFYGSVMVMYVSPTSECEAGMQKMVTLFYSVVTPLINPIIYSLRNKDMKHAMKTLLRT from the coding sequence ATGAATATCTCCaacacccccaacacctccagcACCATCACTGGCTTCATCCTCCTGGGCTTCCCTTGCTCCAGGGAGGGGCAGATCCTCCTCTTTGTGCTCTTCTCTGTTGCCTACCTCCTGACCCTCATGGGCAATGGGTCCATCATCTGTGCTGTGAGCTGGGATCAGAgactccacacccccatgtacatCTTGCTCGCCAACTTCTCCTTCCTAGAGATCTGGTATGTCACCTCCACTGTCCCCAACATGTTAGCCAACTTCCTCTCTGACACCAAGGTCATCTCCTTCTCTGGGTGCTTTCTGCagttctactttttcttctccttgggtTCTACAGAATGCTTTTTCTTGGCCATTATGGCATTTGATCGGTACCTTGCCATCTGCTGGCCTCTACACTATCCAACCATTATGACTGGACGTCTCTGCACCAATCTTGTGATCAGCTGCTGGGTATTTGGTTTCCTCTGGTTCTTGAttcccatcatcatcatctcacaAATGTCCTTCTGTGGATCCAGGATTATTGACCACTTCCTGTGTGATCCTGGTCCCCTGTTGGCCCTCACCTGTACTAGAGCCCCTGCGATAGAGTTAACTAGCTCCACCTTAAGTTCTCTGCTCTTAtttattccctttttctttatcGTGGTGTCCTATGCTCTTGTTCTGAGAGCTGTGTTGAGGGTCCCTTCAGCAGCTGGACGAAGAAAAGCTTTCTCCACCTGTGGGTCCCATCTGGCAGTGGTTTCACTGTTCTATGGCTCAGTGATGGTCATGTATGTGAGCCCAACATCTGAGTGTGAAGCTGGGATGCAGAAGATGGtgactttgttttattctgtaGTTACTCCACTCATCAACCCTATAATATATAGTCTGAGGAACAAAGATATGAAACATGCTATGAAAACATTGTTGAGAACATAA